From the Lathyrus oleraceus cultivar Zhongwan6 chromosome 4, CAAS_Psat_ZW6_1.0, whole genome shotgun sequence genome, one window contains:
- the LOC127136695 gene encoding uncharacterized protein LOC127136695 gives MTRSGRVFAPPVIPSRNVEKDPVVVVPVTRETEGQTSNSTLDKETDELLRIIKLSDYKVVDQLLQTPSKISILSLLLNSAVHREALLKVLDQAFVEQDITAEQFNNVVGNITSCNGLGFCDEELPEEGKNHNFALHISTNCQGDSLSNILIDTGSSLNVMPKSTLVKLKYKGGQMRHSGIIVKAFDGSRKSIMGEVDLPIGIGPHVFQITFQVMDIVPAYSCLLGRPWIHEAGAITSTLHQKLKFFKNGQIVTVNGEQAMLISHLSSFSVIEADETAVQTPFQALTIDDYKKSEGSIASFKDAQQIVKTGPTEMWGKVIELPENVNHAGLGFVDGKQVQTSVVRPFKDIFHSGGFINMVAVEEDTFEGKTEDEGPRFVTPGVVMKNWTTVDIPYCVHISK, from the coding sequence ATGACGCGCAGTGGCCGCGTGTTCGCTCCGCCGGTTATCCCAAGTAGAAATGTTGAGAAAGATCCAGTAGTCGTGGTACCAGTGACAAGAGAAACAGAAGGGCAAACAAGCAATTCAACCCTTGATAAAGAAACAGATGAACTACTTAGAATTATCAAGCTCAGTGACTACAAAGTGGTAGATCAGTTGCTacagacaccgtcaaaaatctcgaTCCTGTCCTTATTATTGAATTCAGCTGTCCACAGAGAAGCACTACTGAAGGTGCTTGATCAAGCCTTTGTAGAACAGGATATAACAGCAGAGCAGTTCAACAATGTTGTAGGCAACATCACTTCGTGCAATGGCTTAggcttttgtgatgaagaactgCCAGAAGAAGGAAAGAATCACAACTTCGCTCTCCATATCTCAACCAATTGTCAAGGGGATTCTTTGTCTAATATCCTAATTGACACCGGTTCATCTCTGAATGTCATGCCCAAGTCTACCTTGGTGAAGCTAAAGTACAAAGGGGGGCAAATGCGGCACAGTGGAATTATTGTGAAAGCGTTCGATGGATCAAGAAAATCAATCATGGGAGAAGTTGATTTGCCTATTGGTATTGGACCACATGTattccagatcactttccaggttatggatataGTGCCAGCTTATAGCTGTCTGCTCGGAcgcccatggattcatgaggcgggTGCCATTACATCCACGttacaccagaagttaaaattTTTCAAGAATGGGCAAATAGTGACGGTTAATGGGGAGCAGGCTATGCTGATTAGCCACCTTTCATCGTTTAGTGTGATAGAAGCAGACGAAACGGCTGTTCAAACTCCATTTCAGGCCCTGACCATCGATGATTACAAGAAAAGTGAAGGTTCAATCGCGTCATTCAAAGACGCCCAGCAGATTGTCAAGACAGGTCCTACAGAAATGTGGGGCAAGGTGATAGAGTTGCCAGAAAACGTTAACCATGCAGGATTAGGCTTTGTTGATGGAAAACAAGTGCAGACTTCAGTGGTGCGACCTTTCAAAGATATCTTTCACAGCGGTGGGTTTATCAACATGGTAGCAGTTGAGGAGGATACTTTTGAGGGAAAGACAGAAGACGAAGGCCCCAGATTTGTGACACCaggagtagttatgaagaactggaccACAGTTGACATCCCATattgtgtccacatatcaaagtaa